A single window of Zea mays cultivar B73 chromosome 10, Zm-B73-REFERENCE-NAM-5.0, whole genome shotgun sequence DNA harbors:
- the LOC100282344 gene encoding Probable protein phosphatase 2C 44, producing MVGRMERQTASSSASCSPAAAATTSSSSCGGKKRPDILNMIRNASCLNSSSADTGKGRSKLSTNKVTHGFHLVEGKSGHDMEDYHVAEYKYVKNHELGLFAIFDGHLGDKVPSYLKANLFSNIMKEPLFWSSPQEAIKNAYCSTNKYILENTKQLGPGGSTAVTAIVVDGKDMWIANVGDSRAVVCERGSAKQLTVDHEPHETNERQRIEKHGGFVTTFPGDVPRVNGQLAVARAFGDQSLKAHLSSEPDISHVPINSSIEFVILASDGLWKVMKNQEAVDLVKSIKDPQAAAKRLTTEALARKSKDDISCIVIRFRC from the exons ATGGTCGGCCGGATGGAGCGGCAGACCGCGTCGTCGTCAGCGTCATgctcccccgccgccgccgccaccacctcctcctCGTCCTGCGGCGGCAAGAAGCGGCCTGATATCCTCAACATGATCCGG AATGCATCCTGTCTTAATTCGTCGTCTGCTGATACCGGCAAGGGAAGGAGTAAATTGTCGACCAACAAAGTTACACATGGATTCCACCTGGTGGAAGGCAAGTCCGGCCATGACATGGAAGACTACCATGTGGCAGAGTACAAGTATGTGAAGAATCATGAGCTTGGTCTCTTTGCCATTTTTGATGGCCATTTAGGAGATAAGGTGCCAAGTTACTTGAAAGCTAACCTTTTTAGCAACATAATGAAAGAG CCTCTCTTCTGGTCTAGCCCTCAAGAAGCAATAAAGAATGCATACTGCTCTACAAACAAGTATATTCTAGAAAATACCAAACAACTTGGACCAGGTGGTTCGACAGCAGTTACTGCTATTGTAGTTGATGGTAAGGACATGTGGATAGCAAATGTAGGCGACTCTAGAGCTGTTGTGTGTGAAAGAGGCTCTGCTAAGCAGCTCACTGTTGACCATGAGCCCCATGAAACTAATGAAAGACAGAGGATTGAAAAGCACGGTGGCTTTGTGACGACATTTCCTG GTGATGTTCCTCGGGTGAATGGTCAGCTCGCTGTTGCTAGGGCATTTGGTGACCAAAGCCTCAAGGCCCACTTGAGCTCTGAACCTGATATTAGTCATGTACCAATAAACTCAAGTATAGAGTTTGTCATACTTGCCAGTGATGGATTGTGGAAG GTAATGAAGAACCAGGAAGCCGTCGATCTCGTGAAGTCAATCAAGGATCCACAGGCAGCAGCGAAACGATTGACCACTGAAGCGTTGGCAAGGAAGAGCAAGGATGATATCTCTTGCATTGTCATCCGTTTCCGCTGCTGA